A region from the Pelobates fuscus isolate aPelFus1 chromosome 1, aPelFus1.pri, whole genome shotgun sequence genome encodes:
- the LOC134573453 gene encoding olfactory receptor 51E1-like has protein sequence MSGSCLNMSNNTGFILSGIPGLEDFHFWIGFPVVSMYIMAVLGNCSLMYTIKTEQDLHEPMYIFLFMLSAVDLLIATTTMPRMLGIFWFNDREIPFNMCLLQMFFIHFLSALESGILVAMAIDRYLAICHPLRYSSILTNKTIAKTTLGIAIRGAAVMIPIPLIIKRLPFCHSNILTHSFCLHQETMKLASADITVNIIYGLFVILSIMGVDSLFISLSYLLILRTVLSLSDEGSSKAFSTCAAHICAVLVYYIPLIGLSVEHRWKTQKTSNLHLVFGNIYLLVPPVINPIIYGIKTTQIRRKLYRIFCEKLNWTKTTAGL, from the coding sequence atGTCTGGATCATGTCTTAACATGTCTAACAACACTGGCTTCATTCTGAGTGGAATTCCTGGCCTTGAAGACTTCCACTTCTGGATTGGTTTTCCTGTGGTTTCAATGTACATTATGGCAGTTTTAGGTAATTGTAGCCTTATGTACACCATCAAGACAGAGCAGGACCTGCATGAGCCCATGTATATCTTCCTCTTCATGCTGTCTGCTGTTGACCTTCTTATAGCCACCACCACCATGCCAAGAATGTTGGGGATCTTTTGGTTTAACGACAGAGAAATACCATTCAACATGTGCCTACTCCAGATGTTTTTCATCCATTTTCTCTCGGCTCTAGAATCAGGTATCCTGGTGGCCATGGCCATAGATCGCTACTTGGCAATTTGCCACCCACTGAGATACTCCTCTATtttaacaaataaaacaatagcAAAGACTACTCTGGGGATCGCTATCCGGGGGGCCGCAGTCATGATTCCTATTCCATTAATAATTAAAAGACTACCTTTCTGCCATTCGAACATTCTAACACACTCGTTCTGCTTACACCAAGAGACCATGAAATTAGCGAGTGCGGATATAACCGTAAACATCATCTATGGTTTGTTTGTCATTCTCTCTATAATGGGAGTTGACTCGTTGTTCATTTCCTTGTCATACCTGCTAATACTTAGGACAGTACTCAGTCTGAGTGATGAAGGAAGTTCGAAAGCATTCAGCACATGCGCGGCCCATATCTGCGCAGTCCTAGTGTACTATATCCCACTGATCGGTCTGTCTGTGGAGCACAGATGGAAAACTCAGAAAACCTCAAACCTACATTTAGTGTTTGGTAATATCTACCTCCTCGTTCCTCCTGTAATAAATCCCATCATTTATGGCATCAAAACAACACAGATTCGCCGTAAGCTGTATAGAATATTCTGTGAGAAACTAAACTGGACCAAAACCACCGCTGGCTTATAG